A stretch of the Rosa rugosa chromosome 5, drRosRugo1.1, whole genome shotgun sequence genome encodes the following:
- the LOC133710233 gene encoding uncharacterized protein LOC133710233 yields MAEREGVNLEELKKKMAELARERDWDHFHSPRNLLLALVGEVGEVSEIFQWKGEVQRGLPGWKDEDKQHLGEELSDVLLYLVRLSDVCGIDLGKAALAKLEMNDLKYQVKLCKGSSKKYTQLKAEDKDGNTSTDGAQHISDPHDA; encoded by the exons ATGGCTGAAAGAGAAGGCGTTAACCTGGAAGagctgaagaagaaaatggccGAGCTTGCCAGGGAAAGGGACTGGGATCACTTTCATAGCCCTAGAAATCTACTTTTGGCTCTG GTGGGAGAAGTAGGAGAGGTATCTGAGATATTTCAGTGGAAAGGAGAGGTTCAAAGAGGACTCCCTGGTTGGAAAGATGAAGACAAGCAACACCTGGGGGAAGAGCTCTCAGACGTGTTACTGTACCTGGTGAGGCTCTCTGACGTTTGTGGCATTGATCTTGGTAAAGCTGCACTTGCTAAGCTGGAGATGAATGATCTCAAATACCAAGTCAAGCTTTGCAAGGGTTCCTCCAAAAAGTACACGCAACTCAAAGCAGAAGACAAGGATGGCAACACCAGTACTGATGGTGCTCAACATATCTCTGATCCTCATGATGCTTAG